The Magnolia sinica isolate HGM2019 chromosome 9, MsV1, whole genome shotgun sequence genome contains a region encoding:
- the LOC131255333 gene encoding disease resistance protein RPP8-like — protein MAESVVQFIIQKLTDFLTQEASLLLGVDERLRSLRDKLEWMHALLKDVDGKRKENERIKRWVDQIRDVAYDAEDVIDFYILNIEKQQRETGAGFMGSIRSSARSIKDIPTIHDVSKKIGDIERRLNEISSNRSEYGIDNVPASGEASSSSNQSQRCRERRAPIVEEADVVGVEDETATLVGRLIEGDVRRAVISITGMGGIGKTTLAKKVYNNIHVKNSFDFHAWVYVSREYQVRELLQSIINCFTWLSRDEMERTPEEVLCLRLSKYLERKRYLVVIDDIWTREAWHGLVTAFPEKLNGSRVLLTTRNEDIARYADARSTPHKTRFLNENESWELFCKKALLANPVPECPPNLEKLGREIVEKCGGLPLAISVLGGVLSRREQSVNDWEKVLRSMEWWLNESEDGISGMLALSYHDLPSYLTPCFLYFGAFPEDSEISVAQLISLWIAEGFVQRRGEEEMEDVADDYLDELINRSMIQVAKRKSNGKAENCRIHDLLRDLSISKAKEERFLSVYGNKASTSRITARRLAITTSHGISKYISRNRSTLHLRSFLHFSRESAMLEIPQLKILCGAFKLLRVMDLRYIYLSSLPDEIGYLIHLRYLSLMETYLESLPSTISRLSNLQTLDLRDTRIYVLPDDIWKMEELRHLLLPYGCRISDHTPLHRLSNLQTLSRVEAGSWIEDGLERLTNLRELGIAGNLKISLFHSVCKLVRLRSLLLSEGRGCLIPAFASFSYHLHLYKMELSGRLEKLPELHEFPPNLTELCLKMSELKQDSMGILEKLPNLRILRLLWKAYMGNEMVCSVGGFPMLNVLNIHMGEMEEWRVEEGAMPNLRCLEIEDCKRLKMLPDGLQHVTTLQELKLVDMPEEFKSRVREEGEDWFKIRHIPSLICMQIV, from the coding sequence atggctgAGAGTGTTGTTCAGTTCATAATACAAAAACTTACCGATTTTCTAACGCAGGAAGCAAGTTTGCTACTCGGAGTAGATGAGCGGCTCAGATCGCTTCGAGACAAACTTGAATGGATGCATGCCCTCCTCAAAGACGTCGATGGGAAGcgcaaagaaaatgaaagaatcaAGCGTTGGGTGGATCAAATAAGAGATGTGGCCTATGATGCTGAGGATGTCATCGACTTCTACATCTTGAACATTGAAAAGCAACAAAGAGAGACAGGTGCTGGATTCATGGGATCCATACGAAGTTCTGCTCGCAGCATCAAAGACATACCAACCATCCATGATGTTAGCAAGAAGATCGGTGACATAGAAAGAAGGCTCAATGAAATCTCATCCAACAGATCGGAGTACGGCATCGACAATGTACCAGCCTCTGGcgaagcttcatcttcttcaaatcaAAGCCAGAGGTGCAGGGAGAGAAGAGCTCCCATCGTGGAAGAAGCCGATGTGGTTGGCGTTGAAGATGAGACAGCGACATTGGTAGGGCGGCTGATTGAAGGAGATGTGCGGCGTGCCGTCATTTCGATCACTGGTATGGGAGGAATAGGTAAGACTACTCTCGCAAAGAAAGTTTACAATAACATCCATGTGAAAAACAGTTTCGATTTTCATGCTTGGGTGTATGTGTCTCGAGAATATCAAGTGCGAGAGCTTTTACAAAGCATTATAAATTGCTTTACATGGCTCTCACGAGATGAAATGGAGAGGACACCTGAGGAAGTCTTGTGCCTGAGACTCTCCAAGTACTTGGAAAGGAAGAGATATCTGGTCGTAATAGATGATATATGGACCAGAGAAGCTTGGCATGGTTTGGTTACTGCATTTCCAGAGAAGCTAAATGGCAGTAGAGTGCTGCTTACAACTCGCAATGAAGATATAGCAAGGTATGCAGATGCACGGAGCACGCCTCACAAAACACGGTTTTTGAATGAAAACGAAAGCTGGGAATTATTTTGTAAGAAAGCACTTCTTGCAAATCCTGTTCCTGAATGCcctccaaatctagaaaaattgGGGAGAGAGATTGTTGAGAAATGTGGAGGTTTACCTCTTGCAATCTCAGTATTAGGAGGTGTTCTATCAAGGAGAGAGCAGTCGGTTAATGATTGGGAGAAAGTGCTTCGAAGTATGGAATGGTGGCTGAATGAAAGCGAGGATGGGATCTCAGGCATGTTGGCCCTCAGCTACCATGACCTGCCGTCTTACCTGACTCCATGCTTtctttattttggagcttttcctGAAGACTCTGAAATCTCTGTAGCCCAACTGATTTCGTTGTGGATAGCTGAAGGGTTCGTGCAgcgaagaggagaagaagaaatggagGATGTTGCGGATGATTACCTCGACGAGCTCATCAATAGAAGCATGATTCAGGTGGCGAAAAGGAAGAGCAATGGAAAAGCTGAAAATTGTCGTATCCATGATCTTCTTCGTGACCTCTCAATATCAAAAGCCAAGGAAGAGAGATTTCTGTCCGTGTATGGTAACAAAGCTTCTACATCACGGATCACGGCACGCCGGCTTGCAATTACTACTTCTCATGGCATCAGTAAGTACATCTCTCGTAACCGCTCCACTCTACACCTCCGCTCTTTCTTGCACTTCAGTAGAGAGAGTGCAATGCTCGAAATACCGCAGTTGAAAATCCTCTGTGGAGCTTTCAAATTGCTCAGGGTGATGGATCTCCGATACATATACCTTTCTAGTCTTCCAGATGAAATTGGATACCTAATCCACTTGAGGTACCTATCTCTCATGGAGACATATTTAGAAAGCCTACCATCCACCATCTCTCGCCTCTCCAATTTACAGACTCTCGATCTGCGAGATACACGTATCTATGTTCTACCAGATGATATTTGGAAGATGGAGGAGCTACGGCACTTACTGCTACCATATGGTTGTCGAATCAGTGACCATACGCCACTCCATCGCTTAAGCAATCTCCAAACACTATCAAGAGTAGAGGCAGGCAGCTGGATAGAAGATGGGTTGGAGAGACTGACTAATTTGAGAGAATTAGGAATAGCGGGAAATCTGAAAATCTCATTATTCCATTCTGTTTGTAAGTTGGTGCGGCTTAGATCATTGTTGCTATCGGAAGGTCGTGGATGCTTGATTCCAGCTTTTGCGTCCTTCTCATATCATCTCCATCTATATAAGATGGAATTGAGTGGACGTTTAGAGAAATTACCTGAACTGCATGAATTCCCACCTAACCTCACTGAGCTATGCTTGAAAATGTCCGAACTAAAGCAAGACTCGATGGGAATACTGGAGAAGCTGCCGAACCTTCGGATTCTCAGATTACTGTGGAAGGCCTACATGGGAAACGAAATGGTATGTTCTGTCGGAGGGTTTCCAATGCTCAATGTCTTAAATATTCACATGGGTGAAATGGAGGAGTGGAGAGTGGAGGAAGGAGCGATGCCGAATCTTAGGTGTTTAGAGATTGAAGATTGCAAAAGATTGAAGATGCTTCCTGATGGATTGCAACATGTAACCACCCTTCAAGAATTGAAGTTGGTAGATATGCCTGAGGAATTCAAATCTAGGGttagagaggagggagaggactGGTTTAAGATCCGACACATACCCTCTCTTATCTGTATGCAAATTGTGTAg
- the LOC131256535 gene encoding small ribosomal subunit protein eS19-like has product MEAARTVKDVSPHDFVKAYSAHLKRSGKVELPHWIDTVKTATFKELAPYDPDWYHIRAASIARKIYLRQGIGVGGFQKIYGGRKRNGARPPHFCKSSGSIARHILQQLQKLNIIDIDPKGGRRITSSGQRDLDQVAGRIVVAP; this is encoded by the coding sequence ATGGAGGCGGCGAGGACAGTGAAGGACGTTTCCCCTCACGACTTCGTGAAAGCTTACTCAGCTCATCTCAAGCGCTCCGGAAAGGTGGAGCTTCCTCACTGGATTGATACGGTGAAGACTGCCACATTCAAGGAGCTTGCTCCCTATGACCCGGATTGGTATCATATCAGAGCTGCTTCCATCGCAAGGAAGATCTATTTGAGGCAGGGTATTGGAGTTGGTGGTTTCCAGAAGATTTATGGTGGGCGCAAGAGAAACGGGGCTCGTCCACCACATTTCTGCAAGAGCAGCGGTTCCATTGCTCGTCATATCCTTCAACAGTTGCAGAAGTTGAACATAATTGACATTGATCCAAAAGGCGGGAGGAGAATTACGTCGAGCGGTCAGCGTGATCTTGATCAAGTTGCAGGTCGGATTGTCGTTGCTCCTTGA
- the LOC131255334 gene encoding glycine-rich RNA-binding protein 5, mitochondrial-like: MKTSGGKAIRCMSSFKLFIGGLSYRTDDQRVVIEARVIMDSETGRSRGFGFVSFTSTVEAFAPMEGRRR, from the exons atgaaaACAAGTGGAGGCAAAGCTATACGATGTATGTCATCTTTCAAACTCTTTATTGGAGGACTCTCGTATAGAACAGATGACCAA AGAGTAGTGATCGAAGCAAGAGTTATTATGGATAGTGAGACGGGCAGATCTAGAGGCTTTGGTTTTGTTAGTTTTACATCTACTGTGGAGGCATTTGCGCCCATGGAAGGACGACGACGATGA